The nucleotide window ACCGCATCCTGAAGAAGATCGCCAGGCGGGGCGGGGAAGTCGTCCTGGTCGACGGCACCCTCGTACCCACCCAGCGCCGCACCGGAAAAGCGAACCGGCCGAACTACTCCGGCAAACACCACACCCATGGCCTGCACTTCCTCGCCCTCACCGACGAACGCGGACGTCTGATCTGGATCTCCGCGGCCCGGCCCGGCCGCACCCACGACATCACCGCCGCCCGCCGAGAACAACTCCTGACCCACCTCCGCGACGTCGGCCTCGGCGCCCTGGCCGACCTCGGCTTCCTCGGCCTGGACGACGATTCGGACGACCCCGTGGTCGTCACCGGCTTCAAGGCCACCCGCTATCGCAAGCTCACCACCTGCGAAAAGGACGCCAACCGGGTTCTGGCCGCCGGACGCGCACCCGTCGAACACGGCTTCGCACGCCTCAAGAACTGGCGCACGCTCACCAAGCTCCGCACCGACCCCGCCCGCGCCACCCAGCTCCTGCGCGCATTGCTCGTCCTGACGAACCTCGAAGTCCACCGCTGACAAGTGACAGATGATCTTCAACGCAGACTGCCGCCCTCGACCAGCACGAGCACGAGCACCCAGACCGAACCCCACGGAAGGGCACCTGACCCCACTAGCCCGCGCGTTTCGGCTGCGGCCGTTCCCGGATCATGAGGCACAAGTGCGCTGCGCGGGCCGGCGGCCGCGGGTCCGGGATTCTCGGATGCGTCACATGCTCATCCGCAGGAACAAACTCGTCTCAGGGCTCCGCAGCTGGAACCCCTACCGTCAATCCATGGGATAGAAGCGGCGTTCCGACGTGTCCTGTCCAGAGAGCTGGATTGGCTCCTGGAGGGTGTTGATGGGGAAATCGACCGGCACTGGAAGATCAGCGTAGGGTACTGAAACTTTCCCTGATCTCGTCGACGAAGAGGTCAGGCTGTTCCAGAGCCGCGAAGTGGCCACCCCTGTCGGGCTCGTTGAAGTGAACGACGTTGCTGTAGCGGCGTTCCACCCAGCGCCGTGACTTCCGCATGGGTTCGGAGGGGAACATGCTGAACCCCGTCGGCACGGTGATGGGGTCGTCGATCGTTGCCGGCGGCCACCACCCGGTCTGCATCATCTCCCAGTACATCCTGGCCGCGGATGTACCGGTGTTGGGCAGCCAGTAGAGCATGATGGCGTCGATGATCTCGTCGAGCGGCATGGACGCTTCGGCGTTGCCCGGTGTTTCGCCGATGTCCTGGATCAGGGCGTAGATCCAGGCAGCCAGTCCGGTCGGAGAGTCCGCGAGGGAGTAGCCGACGGTCTGCGGGCTGTTGGACTGCATCCCAAGGTAGCTCGTCTTCGTTTCCCAGAAGGCTGCCGCGCGTCCCAGCATTGCCTTCTCGTCCGGGGTGGCATCGGCGATTTCTTCGGGGGTCGGCTGGAACATGGTGAAGTTGAGGTGGAGCCCGACGCAGCCGGGCGGTGCCTTGTGGCCGATCTCGTCGGTGACCGCGGCGCCGAGGTCTCCGCCCTGGGCGCCCCAGCGCCGGTATCCCAGGCGGTCCATCAGGGTGATCCAGGCGTCGGCGATACGGGGGTATCCCCAGCCGGACTCGGCCGGCTTTTCGGAGAAGCCGAACCCCGGCAGCGCCGGGATGACGAGGTGGAAGGCGTGACGCGGGTCGCCTCCATGGGCAGCGGGGTTGGTCAGTGGGCCGATTATCTTGCGGAACTCCAGTACCGAGCCCGGCCACCCGTGGGTCATGACCAACGGGAGTGCGTCCGGTTCCGGTGAGCGAATGTGAAGGAAATGGATGTCGAGGCCGTCGATGGTGGTCGTGAACTGGCCGAAGTCGTTCAGGGTCTTCTCTGCGGCCCTCCAGTCGTAGCCCGCGCGCCAGTAGTCACAGAGTGCCTGGATTTTCGCGAGCTGCAGTCCCTGGGTGGTGTCGGGGACGGTCTCTCGTTCGGGCCACCGGACACGGGAGAGCCTGTCACGCAGGTCGGTCAGCTGTTCCTCGGGCACGGACAGGTTGAAGGGGCGGATCTGTTCGGACACTGGTGTTCTCCCTTGATCGGGCATCGTTGACGAACCCCGTCTCGTTTCGGTGTGAGAGGGGCCGTGGTGGGTGTCGGGGCTCGAGCCGTGGGTACGGCCTTGGTTACCGGCGACGGCGTCCCGGCTGGGCACGGGTGAGCGGCGCGTCGAACGGGGCGGACAACGGCCGGGTGCGGCCGAGGCGCAGAAAACGGGGACGGGGAGCGTGCGTGTCCCGTCCGGCCGCGGTGACGGCGTACATCAGGCGCGACGGCAGGCTACCCTCGCGTGGGTTTCGCCCCTGACTGCTCGTCGGCGACGATGCCCGGTGCGGCGTCGATGAGGTCTTCCAGCCAGCTGACCTCCGCACGGAGACGGTATTCCGTGTGGCTCAGCGCCCACTTCTCGCTCACTGACACATGCTCCAGGGCGTCCGCGTTCACCCTCTTCGTCTGTTCGAGCAGGTCGCGCACCGCCGCCAGGCGCTCCGAGAGGACCTCTGGCAGCTCGGTCAGTGTGTCCGGGTCGACGCGGGTCAGCGCCAGATCGAAGGGATCGAATTTCACCCAGATGTCCCGCAGGCCCCGGTGGCGAAGCTCGGCAAGGACGTCACGTCCCGCCGCGGTGATGGCGTAGATCTGGCGCGCCGGTCGATTGCCGTCCCGTTCGCTGCGCACTTCTTCGAGCAGGCCCTCGCCGACGAGGCGTTTGATGGCGCCGTACACGCTGCCCACGGAGATGTCGGTCCACAGGTGGACGTACTCCTGCTCGGCTTGTGCGCGCACCTGGTGACCGTGCATTTCGCCATGCGTGGCGAAGGAAGACAGGATGAACAGCCGGATCGAGGACATGCGATTACTCTTGCATGAGTACTCGCGTGCGTCAATCGAGGAGGAGGTGTCCGACCATGCGTCAGGGCTCGCCGTTTCGGTTGCAATGAGACTGGGAACGTGTCTTCTGTGGTGAATCGGACGAGCTGTTCGTGTCAGCAGAAGGCGACAGCGAGGCGAAACCGCCCCGCCAGATGATTCACAGCTCAAACTGCCGCCCACGACCAGCACGAGCACCCCGGACGGACGTCACGGAAGCCCCGCTGAACAGCGACTTTCAAGATGGCGCACGCTCACGGATTTGATGCGCACGGTGCGCACCCCGCACCGGCCGGTGCGGGGTGCGCATCGAGGGCCCGGCCGAAGCCGACGGCTTCCATCTGGCGCAGGACACCGGCGACGGTCTCACCGCACTCCTCCATCGTGAGGACCTGTGCGACGGAGGCGATGATCGCATGGGCGACACCTTCCGCCCCGCCCGCGACCTGCGCCCAGGCGCGCAGGGTGGCCGTGAGTACCCGGCCGACGGCCTTCAGGGCGAAGGAGCCGTCGCACGGCTCCGGGTCGATGCCGCACAGCGCGGTGACCGGGACGACGATCCGTTATGCGACGTCCGCGAGCGGTGCGGGCATCCGCGGATCGGCGTCGGCGAACCCGGCAGCCGCTTCGGTGCCGCCGGCCTCCACAGCCCGGAGGTAGTTGAAGGCGCTGAACACCGCGTCCGGCGCCATCGGGGCGAGCGGCACGGTGGGGTTCTGGCACATGGACGGCTCCTCAACGACGGGCCGCCCCCTTTGATCGCGGCGGCCTCAAGATCGAGTCTCGGAGCGCAGCCCTGTGGACAGAGTCCGAGCACTGACGCTGAGCGGACGCCGTGTGGCCGGGGGCTACGTTTCCCTTGACCGGGTCCGCTACGTGCGACAAACCGCCCTAAATCGAGAGGGGGGAAGTCTCCCTCCCAGCGCGCTGCGCGACGGCCTGGCGAAAAGGTCCTGCCGTCGGCGCGCGCCGCCGAAAGACTCCGGGGATGACCACGCAGCGGCTGCCGTTCCCGGTCCCGGACGAACGCGCCCACCTCTTCGTCGACACCTACGCCGACATGCACGACCTCGTTGAGGACCTGGTCGTGCCCGACGGTGCTCCCGAGGCCGCGGCGACGGTCCTGCGTACGGCCCGCGAGCTGCTGCGCCAGTCGTACTACTGCTACGAGTTCTCCACCGTGGCGGTCCTGCACTCCCTGATCGCGGTGGAGATCGTGCTGCGCGACCGCATCCCGGACGCGGGCAAGAAGCCGCTGCACGGGCTCATCAAGCAAGGCGACGACGCGGGCATCCTGACCGCCCGGCAGGCGGAGTACCTCGACTACGGTCGACAGATCCGCAACGGAATGGCGCACGGCAAGACCACGCACACGGCGATGCCGCCGGCCATGGCCGTGCCGATGGTAACGACCTCGTTCGCGATCGTCTCCGAGCTCTGCACCGCGCCCGCCGGATGATCACAGGTCGGTAACGTCGCCCGGCAAAGCTCGGTGGAGTGTCACACCGTCGACTTCCAGCACACC belongs to Streptomyces finlayi and includes:
- a CDS encoding transposase family protein, producing MWRSTEAATRKAALLAPKAPRLDRILKKIARRGGEVVLVDGTLVPTQRRTGKANRPNYSGKHHTHGLHFLALTDERGRLIWISAARPGRTHDITAARREQLLTHLRDVGLGALADLGFLGLDDDSDDPVVVTGFKATRYRKLTTCEKDANRVLAAGRAPVEHGFARLKNWRTLTKLRTDPARATQLLRALLVLTNLEVHR
- a CDS encoding epoxide hydrolase family protein, coding for MSEQIRPFNLSVPEEQLTDLRDRLSRVRWPERETVPDTTQGLQLAKIQALCDYWRAGYDWRAAEKTLNDFGQFTTTIDGLDIHFLHIRSPEPDALPLVMTHGWPGSVLEFRKIIGPLTNPAAHGGDPRHAFHLVIPALPGFGFSEKPAESGWGYPRIADAWITLMDRLGYRRWGAQGGDLGAAVTDEIGHKAPPGCVGLHLNFTMFQPTPEEIADATPDEKAMLGRAAAFWETKTSYLGMQSNSPQTVGYSLADSPTGLAAWIYALIQDIGETPGNAEASMPLDEIIDAIMLYWLPNTGTSAARMYWEMMQTGWWPPATIDDPITVPTGFSMFPSEPMRKSRRWVERRYSNVVHFNEPDRGGHFAALEQPDLFVDEIRESFSTLR
- a CDS encoding PadR family transcriptional regulator encodes the protein MSSIRLFILSSFATHGEMHGHQVRAQAEQEYVHLWTDISVGSVYGAIKRLVGEGLLEEVRSERDGNRPARQIYAITAAGRDVLAELRHRGLRDIWVKFDPFDLALTRVDPDTLTELPEVLSERLAAVRDLLEQTKRVNADALEHVSVSEKWALSHTEYRLRAEVSWLEDLIDAAPGIVADEQSGAKPTRG